A stretch of Desulfotalea psychrophila LSv54 DNA encodes these proteins:
- the rpoB gene encoding DNA-directed RNA polymerase subunit beta has protein sequence MERVRKNFATADNVLEPPHLISMQRISYEEFLQIDRAPEEREDVGLQAILKNIFPINDFNGLCSLEFLKYKFGEPKYTVQECQQRGMSYEIPLKIVVRLITFDVDEETGVQTIRDMKEQEVFLGSLPLMTADGVFVVNGTERVIVSQLQRSPGLFYSHDNGKSHSSGKLLYSARIIPVRGSWIDLEFDIKDVLHVRIDRRRKFPVTTLLKALGYSSEELLREFYPLENVKLSDGKYWVRFVAEHTAGQRLEFDLVNPQDGEILAKKGRKISKALCRKAVEAGIEFIEASSETILGKVLASAITLAGAEEPLYPCNTEITETVLENLAENGINEFETLFMDGVNYSASFSHTLRLDKVITTAEALLEIYRRLRPSSPPTLEIATTFFENLFFNPDLYDLSEVGRYKINAKLGLKTDIEHRALTRDDIIYGVRYLVRLKDNQGGIDDIDHLGNRRVRTVGELVENQYRMGLVRMERAIKERMTLQDVETLMPHDLINPKPISAAIKEFFGTSQLSQFMDQTNALSEVTHKRRLSALGPGGLSRERAGFEVRDVHPTHYGRICPIETPEGPNIGLIVSLATYARVNPYGFIETPYRKVENRVILDDIRYLSALEEQKQIIAPALVALEADHQSISEGNLIAREEGDVITIGSDNVTYMDVAPNQMISVAASLVPFLENDDANRALMGSNMQRQAVPLLVTAAPLVGTGMERYVARDSGACLLSAGDGVVEEVDSNRVVVRYDKPGVDGYDTGVAVYRLTKYKKSNQNTCFTQTPTILPGLKVEKGTLLADGPGCEAGELALGKNLTVAFMPWRGFNYEDSILINERLLKEDAYTSIHIDVFETMARDTKLGKEEITRDIPNVSEDTLRNLDDSGIVRVGAEIKPGDTLVGKVTPKGETVLSPEEKLLRAIFGEKAQDVKDSSLRVPPGVTGVVIDAKVFSRKGVDKDERSLMIEDLEIERLEGDKRDELRSLKNGVCRELGELIAGNTALGDILDSKGELLISSGDKIEVVHAIAIGFHRLKDIDFSGMADCTDRMDAAYERYQKQAEVIAQRYDGIIERQKKGDDLPPGVVKMVKVYVATKRKLSVGDKMAGRHGNKGVVSRILPEEDMPYFANGDTVDIVLNPLGVPSRMNVGQILEVHLGFAAKNLGAQLEKLAEQYAVEEIKAKLSRVYSDSEYHAIIDGKTDAEVIDWAYRHRKGLHMATPVFDGAEEAEIRKLLIESGVDKGGQSQLYDGLTGEPFANLVTVGVMYMLKLHHLVDNKIHARSTGPYSLVTQQPLGGKAQFGGQRLGEMEVWAMEAYGAAYTLKEFLTVKSDDVEGRTTMYERIVKGNNFLTTGLPESFHVLVKELQGLCLNMELIEE, from the coding sequence ATGGAACGAGTTAGAAAGAATTTTGCCACTGCTGATAATGTACTTGAGCCACCGCATCTTATTTCTATGCAGCGCATCTCCTATGAGGAGTTTTTACAAATAGACCGCGCTCCCGAAGAAAGAGAAGATGTTGGCCTTCAGGCAATTCTCAAGAATATTTTCCCGATTAATGATTTTAACGGTCTGTGTTCCTTAGAATTTTTGAAGTATAAGTTTGGTGAGCCTAAGTACACTGTACAGGAGTGTCAACAGCGTGGTATGAGTTACGAGATACCACTTAAGATTGTTGTGCGCCTGATAACTTTTGATGTAGATGAAGAAACCGGTGTTCAGACCATTAGAGATATGAAGGAGCAGGAAGTTTTCCTTGGCTCTCTTCCTCTTATGACCGCTGATGGTGTTTTCGTTGTCAATGGTACAGAGCGTGTTATTGTTTCTCAGCTTCAACGATCTCCGGGACTTTTCTACAGTCATGATAACGGTAAGAGTCACTCTAGTGGAAAGCTATTGTACTCTGCACGTATCATCCCTGTACGTGGTTCTTGGATTGATCTTGAATTTGATATTAAAGATGTTCTGCATGTTCGTATTGATCGCAGAAGAAAGTTTCCTGTAACTACTCTGCTCAAGGCCCTTGGGTACAGTAGTGAAGAGCTCCTCAGAGAGTTTTATCCTCTTGAAAATGTTAAACTTAGCGATGGAAAATACTGGGTGCGTTTTGTAGCAGAGCACACAGCGGGCCAGCGTTTAGAGTTTGATTTAGTAAACCCTCAAGATGGTGAGATCCTCGCTAAGAAGGGGCGTAAAATTAGCAAGGCCCTCTGTCGCAAGGCTGTCGAAGCTGGCATCGAATTTATCGAGGCTTCCAGTGAGACAATTTTGGGTAAAGTTCTCGCATCCGCTATTACCCTGGCTGGCGCCGAAGAACCTCTCTACCCTTGTAATACAGAAATTACTGAGACCGTATTAGAAAATTTGGCCGAGAATGGTATTAATGAGTTTGAAACCCTTTTTATGGATGGTGTTAACTACTCTGCATCCTTCAGCCATACCCTCAGGCTTGATAAGGTAATCACTACAGCGGAAGCTCTGTTGGAAATTTACCGTCGTCTGCGTCCGTCATCGCCTCCTACCCTGGAAATTGCCACGACATTTTTTGAGAATCTGTTCTTTAATCCAGATCTCTACGACCTTTCCGAGGTTGGACGTTATAAGATTAACGCAAAATTAGGTCTCAAAACAGATATTGAGCACCGTGCCCTTACCAGAGATGATATCATTTATGGTGTTCGTTATCTTGTGCGTCTGAAAGACAATCAAGGCGGCATCGATGATATTGATCATCTTGGTAATCGTCGTGTGCGTACCGTAGGTGAGTTGGTTGAAAATCAGTACCGCATGGGACTGGTTCGTATGGAACGTGCGATCAAAGAGCGTATGACTCTGCAAGATGTAGAGACCCTTATGCCCCATGATCTTATCAATCCAAAGCCAATTTCAGCTGCAATCAAAGAGTTTTTTGGTACTTCCCAGCTGTCTCAGTTTATGGATCAGACCAATGCTCTTTCCGAGGTCACCCACAAGAGACGTCTTTCAGCTCTTGGACCCGGCGGTCTTTCTCGCGAGCGAGCAGGTTTTGAAGTACGTGATGTTCATCCAACCCATTATGGTCGAATTTGTCCGATTGAAACTCCAGAGGGACCAAATATTGGTCTTATTGTTTCTCTCGCCACCTACGCCCGGGTAAATCCATATGGTTTTATTGAAACTCCATATCGTAAGGTTGAAAATCGTGTTATTTTAGATGATATTAGATATTTAAGTGCACTTGAAGAGCAGAAGCAGATTATAGCTCCTGCCCTTGTCGCCCTTGAAGCCGATCACCAGTCCATCTCTGAAGGCAATCTTATTGCCCGTGAAGAGGGTGATGTTATAACTATAGGTTCGGATAATGTAACCTATATGGATGTTGCTCCGAATCAGATGATCTCGGTGGCAGCCTCTCTTGTCCCATTTCTTGAAAATGATGATGCTAACCGGGCCCTGATGGGGTCGAACATGCAACGTCAGGCCGTACCACTTCTTGTTACCGCAGCACCGCTTGTTGGTACAGGCATGGAACGTTATGTAGCCCGTGATTCTGGTGCCTGTCTGCTCAGTGCTGGCGATGGCGTGGTTGAAGAGGTTGATTCGAATCGGGTCGTTGTGCGTTACGATAAGCCCGGCGTTGATGGTTATGATACTGGTGTGGCGGTATATCGTCTTACCAAGTATAAAAAATCTAACCAGAACACCTGTTTTACTCAAACGCCAACCATTCTTCCTGGCCTTAAGGTGGAGAAGGGAACTCTTCTTGCCGATGGTCCTGGTTGCGAGGCTGGTGAGCTTGCCCTTGGTAAAAATCTTACCGTTGCCTTCATGCCTTGGCGTGGATTTAACTATGAGGATTCCATCCTTATTAATGAGAGACTCCTTAAGGAAGATGCCTATACCTCTATTCACATTGATGTGTTTGAGACCATGGCCCGGGATACCAAGCTTGGTAAGGAAGAGATTACCCGCGATATTCCAAATGTTTCCGAGGATACCCTGCGTAATCTGGATGACTCAGGCATTGTCCGTGTTGGTGCCGAGATCAAACCGGGTGACACCCTTGTCGGTAAGGTAACTCCAAAAGGAGAGACCGTACTTTCACCGGAAGAGAAGCTCCTGCGAGCAATCTTTGGTGAGAAGGCACAGGATGTTAAGGATTCAAGCCTTCGTGTTCCACCGGGAGTGACCGGTGTTGTCATTGATGCTAAGGTCTTCTCGCGTAAAGGTGTTGATAAGGACGAACGTTCTTTGATGATCGAGGATCTTGAAATTGAGAGACTTGAAGGTGATAAGCGCGATGAGCTTCGCAGTCTGAAAAACGGTGTTTGTCGTGAGCTCGGTGAGCTTATTGCCGGCAATACTGCTCTAGGGGACATCCTTGATAGCAAAGGTGAGCTTCTGATCTCCTCCGGGGATAAGATCGAGGTAGTTCATGCCATTGCCATTGGTTTTCATCGTCTAAAGGATATCGACTTTTCTGGAATGGCAGACTGCACTGATCGGATGGATGCCGCCTACGAGCGTTACCAGAAGCAGGCAGAGGTTATTGCCCAGCGTTATGATGGTATCATTGAACGTCAGAAGAAGGGTGATGATCTTCCTCCAGGCGTAGTGAAGATGGTGAAGGTTTATGTTGCAACCAAACGTAAACTCTCAGTTGGTGATAAGATGGCGGGACGACACGGTAATAAAGGTGTTGTTTCTAGAATCTTGCCAGAAGAGGATATGCCGTACTTTGCAAATGGTGATACTGTAGATATCGTTCTCAACCCACTGGGTGTACCTTCTCGTATGAACGTTGGTCAGATTCTTGAGGTCCATTTGGGTTTTGCTGCTAAAAATCTGGGTGCTCAGCTTGAGAAACTTGCAGAGCAGTATGCTGTGGAAGAGATCAAGGCAAAACTTAGCCGTGTTTATTCAGACAGTGAGTATCACGCTATTATTGATGGCAAGACCGATGCCGAGGTAATTGACTGGGCATATCGTCATCGTAAAGGATTGCATATGGCGACACCTGTATTTGATGGTGCCGAGGAAGCTGAGATTCGTAAATTGCTTATCGAATCAGGTGTTGATAAGGGCGGACAGAGCCAGTTGTATGATGGTCTTACCGGAGAACCCTTTGCCAACCTTGTTACCGTTGGTGTGATGTATATGTTGAAACTCCATCACTTGGTAGATAACAAGATTCACGCTCGTTCGACTGGTCCATACTCCCTTGTTACCCAGCAACCGCTCGGTGGTAAGGCTCAGTTTGGTGGTCAGCGTCTGGGTGAGATGGAGGTCTGGGCAATGGAGGCATATGGTGCCGCCTATACCTTGAAAGAATTTTTGACTGTTAAATCTGATGATGTGGAAGGCCGTACAACCATGTATGAGCGCATCGTCAAAGGAAACAATTTCCTGACAACTGGTTTACCAGAATCGTTCCACGTTCTTGTGAAAGAGCTGCAAGGACTTTGCTTGAATATGGAACTAATCGAAGAATAG
- the rpoC gene encoding DNA-directed RNA polymerase subunit beta' — protein MEELFNFFQKPKGPVKFNKVKISLASPEQIIDWSHGEVKKPETINYRTFKPERDGLFCAKVFGPVKDFECNCGKYKRMKHRGVVCEKCGVEVIQSKVRRERLGHISLAAPVAHIWFLKSLPSKIGAVLDMTLKQLEKVLYFENYAVTQSEVEELPLGTLLTEEKYRQALSEYPAQFKVGIGAEAIRELLAAQDLIGLSRVLREEMASTSSQTKRQKLGKRLFVIEAFRDSGNKPEWMILQVIPVLPPDLRPLVPLEGGRFATSDLNDLYRRVINRNNRLKRLLELDAPDIIIRNEKRMLQESVDVLFDNGRRGRVITGANKRPLKSLSDMLKGKQGRFRQNLLGKRVDYSGRSVIVVGPHLRLHQCGIPKKMALELFKPFIYNRLERKGLVTTIKSARKMVEKGAKEVWDVLEEVVTEYPVILNRAPTLHRLGMQAFEAVLIEGKAIRLHPLVCMAFNADFDGDQMAVHVPLSVEAQVEARVLMMSTNNILSPANGEPVIIPSQDIVLGLYYMTRERINVKGEGRVFSSVDEAIISYDYKETDLQAKVKVRRPEGIVDTTMGRIILGELVPKSVPFVEVNKVMSKKALAALIDYTYRHAGTKDTVILADRLKDTGYEYATRAGISICIDDMKIPATKVGLVKKGEDEVLDVEQQYSDGLITAGEKYNKVIDIWSKVSEDVANEMMDEIKTETFEDKDGNLVEGPSFNSIFVMADSGARGSRDQIRQLAGMRGLMAKPSGAIIETPIKANFREGLDVLEYFISTHGARKGLADTALKTANSGYLTRRLVDVAQEATIVEADCQTLDGIVAEPLLDGGEVLVPLGDRILGRVALEDVVDPFTGEVLVVAGEQMEEDKVAILEEAGIDRVMIRSVLTCRSKRGVCAACYGRDLGRGHLINQGEAVGVIAAQSIGEPGTQLTMRTFHIGGTASRSVEQAEIRTHRGGKVAFNNLHYVENSSGVKIVMNRNAEIFVKDEFGRDREKFKVNYGAQVLVKEGEDIERDTVLADWDAYTIPIVAEVGGIIRYGDIFNGITMQEKVDPVTGKSSMVIVHSAGGVTLNPRISVKNDRGKTLKLPDSEGFARYSLPVGSLISVEEGAEIKAGTIVGKIPRETSKTKDITGGLPRVAELFEVRKPKDPAIIARIDGKVSFGKELKGKRRVVVTPEYGEQQEYLVPKAKHIIVHEGDYVQAGEPLMEGTIVPNDILSVLGVKALAKFLVDEIQEVYRLQGVKINDKHIEVIVRQMLKRVHITRANDSKFMIGENVEWWKFEEERDRLLAEGKKPGAAEPLLLGVTKASLSTESFISAASFQETTKVLTNAAMSGRVDELLGLKENVIMGRLISAGTGINRVD, from the coding sequence GTGGAAGAGTTATTTAATTTTTTTCAAAAGCCGAAAGGACCAGTAAAATTCAATAAGGTTAAGATCTCTCTTGCTTCGCCAGAGCAGATTATCGACTGGTCACATGGCGAGGTTAAAAAGCCTGAGACGATTAATTATAGAACATTCAAGCCGGAAAGAGATGGTCTCTTCTGTGCAAAAGTTTTTGGTCCTGTAAAAGACTTTGAATGTAATTGTGGAAAATATAAGCGCATGAAGCACAGAGGCGTTGTCTGTGAAAAATGCGGTGTTGAGGTTATTCAGTCCAAGGTACGACGTGAGCGACTCGGTCACATCAGTCTTGCCGCACCTGTAGCCCATATATGGTTTCTCAAGAGTTTGCCCAGTAAGATTGGTGCCGTTCTTGATATGACCCTGAAGCAACTGGAAAAGGTTCTCTACTTCGAGAACTATGCAGTTACTCAATCCGAGGTTGAAGAGTTGCCTCTCGGCACCCTTCTTACCGAAGAAAAATATCGTCAGGCCTTAAGCGAATACCCCGCTCAATTTAAAGTGGGTATCGGTGCAGAGGCTATTCGTGAACTTCTTGCGGCCCAAGATCTCATTGGACTCTCTCGAGTTTTACGAGAAGAGATGGCTAGCACCAGTTCACAGACCAAGCGGCAAAAACTTGGTAAGCGACTCTTTGTTATCGAGGCTTTCCGTGATTCAGGTAATAAGCCTGAGTGGATGATTCTTCAGGTGATCCCCGTGTTGCCACCGGATCTTCGTCCTCTTGTGCCTCTGGAAGGTGGACGTTTTGCCACCTCTGATCTTAATGATCTTTATCGTCGGGTAATTAACCGTAATAACCGACTGAAGAGACTCTTAGAGCTCGATGCGCCTGATATTATTATCCGCAACGAGAAGAGAATGTTGCAGGAATCTGTGGACGTACTCTTTGATAATGGTCGTCGTGGTCGAGTGATTACCGGTGCCAATAAGCGTCCTCTGAAATCTCTTTCAGATATGCTTAAGGGTAAGCAGGGACGTTTTCGTCAAAATCTCCTCGGTAAGCGTGTTGATTATTCCGGTCGTTCCGTAATTGTTGTAGGACCGCATTTGCGTCTGCATCAGTGTGGTATTCCAAAGAAAATGGCACTTGAGCTTTTCAAGCCATTTATCTATAACCGTCTCGAGCGCAAAGGTCTTGTTACCACGATCAAGAGTGCCCGTAAGATGGTTGAAAAGGGTGCCAAGGAAGTATGGGATGTGCTCGAAGAGGTGGTAACAGAGTATCCTGTTATCCTCAACCGCGCGCCGACCCTGCATAGACTCGGTATGCAGGCATTTGAAGCGGTACTGATTGAGGGTAAGGCTATTCGTCTTCACCCACTTGTCTGTATGGCCTTTAATGCTGATTTTGATGGTGATCAGATGGCAGTTCACGTACCTCTCTCTGTGGAAGCACAGGTTGAAGCTCGTGTACTGATGATGTCTACCAATAATATCCTCTCTCCTGCAAACGGCGAGCCGGTTATTATCCCATCTCAGGATATCGTTCTCGGTCTCTACTATATGACCCGAGAGAGAATTAATGTGAAGGGTGAAGGACGGGTATTCTCCTCCGTGGATGAGGCAATTATCTCCTACGATTATAAGGAGACCGACCTGCAGGCTAAGGTTAAGGTTCGTCGTCCAGAGGGTATTGTTGACACCACCATGGGACGTATTATCCTTGGAGAGTTGGTGCCAAAGTCTGTACCTTTTGTCGAGGTGAATAAGGTAATGAGCAAGAAGGCCCTGGCGGCTCTTATTGATTATACCTACCGTCACGCAGGTACCAAAGATACTGTTATCTTAGCCGATAGACTTAAAGATACCGGTTATGAGTATGCAACACGTGCCGGTATCTCCATCTGTATTGATGATATGAAGATCCCTGCTACTAAAGTGGGATTGGTCAAGAAAGGAGAAGACGAGGTACTGGATGTAGAGCAACAGTACTCCGATGGTCTTATCACCGCTGGTGAGAAGTACAATAAGGTCATTGATATCTGGTCTAAAGTCTCAGAGGATGTTGCTAATGAGATGATGGATGAGATTAAGACGGAGACCTTTGAAGACAAGGATGGTAATCTTGTTGAGGGGCCAAGTTTTAACTCTATCTTTGTTATGGCAGATTCTGGAGCAAGGGGTTCGCGTGATCAGATTCGTCAGTTGGCCGGTATGCGTGGTCTGATGGCAAAACCATCGGGCGCGATTATCGAGACTCCTATTAAGGCGAACTTCCGTGAAGGACTTGATGTACTTGAGTACTTTATCTCCACTCACGGTGCTCGTAAAGGTCTTGCCGATACCGCACTTAAAACTGCAAACTCTGGTTATCTCACCCGTCGTCTGGTTGATGTTGCTCAGGAAGCTACCATTGTCGAGGCTGATTGTCAGACCCTTGATGGTATTGTTGCAGAGCCCCTTCTCGATGGTGGTGAAGTTCTTGTACCACTGGGAGATCGTATTCTCGGTCGTGTTGCCCTTGAGGACGTTGTTGATCCGTTTACCGGTGAAGTTCTTGTGGTTGCAGGCGAGCAGATGGAAGAGGATAAGGTTGCCATTCTCGAAGAGGCAGGCATTGACAGGGTCATGATTCGTTCTGTTTTGACTTGTCGTTCTAAGCGCGGTGTATGTGCGGCCTGTTACGGCCGTGATCTTGGCCGTGGTCACCTTATTAACCAGGGTGAGGCTGTAGGTGTTATTGCCGCACAATCAATTGGTGAGCCCGGCACACAGCTTACCATGCGTACCTTCCATATTGGTGGTACTGCGAGTCGTTCTGTTGAACAGGCAGAGATTCGTACCCATCGAGGTGGTAAGGTTGCCTTTAATAATCTCCACTATGTTGAGAATTCAAGTGGTGTGAAGATTGTTATGAACCGTAATGCCGAGATCTTTGTCAAAGATGAGTTCGGTCGTGACCGTGAGAAGTTTAAGGTTAACTACGGTGCTCAGGTTCTGGTTAAGGAAGGCGAAGATATAGAGCGCGATACCGTTCTGGCCGATTGGGATGCCTATACTATTCCAATTGTGGCAGAGGTTGGTGGTATTATTCGTTACGGCGATATCTTTAACGGTATTACCATGCAAGAGAAGGTGGATCCAGTAACCGGAAAGTCCTCCATGGTTATTGTTCACTCTGCAGGTGGTGTGACTCTCAATCCACGCATTAGCGTGAAGAATGATCGTGGCAAAACCTTGAAATTGCCGGACTCTGAGGGCTTTGCTCGCTACAGTCTTCCTGTCGGGTCTCTTATCTCTGTTGAAGAGGGAGCTGAGATTAAGGCGGGTACTATCGTGGGTAAGATTCCTCGTGAGACCTCGAAGACTAAGGATATTACAGGTGGTCTTCCACGTGTTGCTGAGCTTTTTGAGGTGCGCAAGCCTAAGGATCCTGCTATCATTGCTAGAATTGATGGCAAGGTTAGCTTTGGCAAGGAACTCAAGGGCAAGAGACGCGTTGTGGTGACCCCTGAGTACGGTGAGCAGCAAGAGTACCTTGTACCTAAGGCAAAGCATATTATCGTTCATGAAGGCGATTACGTGCAGGCTGGTGAGCCTCTCATGGAAGGTACCATTGTACCAAATGATATCTTGAGTGTGCTTGGTGTTAAGGCACTGGCAAAATTCCTGGTGGATGAGATCCAAGAGGTGTATCGTCTCCAGGGTGTAAAAATTAATGACAAACATATTGAAGTTATTGTGCGTCAGATGCTCAAACGGGTACATATCACTCGAGCCAATGATTCTAAGTTTATGATTGGTGAGAATGTAGAGTGGTGGAAGTTTGAGGAAGAGAGAGATCGTCTTCTTGCCGAAGGAAAGAAACCTGGTGCTGCCGAGCCGTTATTGCTTGGTGTCACAAAGGCTTCACTTTCCACAGAAAGTTTTATTTCTGCGGCATCTTTCCAAGAGACTACCAAGGTATTGACCAACGCAGCTATGTCTGGGCGGGTTGATGAGTTGCTAGGATTGAAAGAAAATGTTATTATGGGACGTTTGATTTCTGCGGGTACAGGTATTAATAGGGTCGATTAA
- the rpsL gene encoding 30S ribosomal protein S12: MPTINQLVRQGRKKSVKKTNTPALKGCPQKRGVCVRVYTTTPKKPNSALRKVARVRLTNGIEVTSYIPGIGHNLQEHSVVMIRGGRVKDLPGVRYHVIRGTLDTLGVSDRRQGRSKYGAKKPSK, from the coding sequence ATGCCAACAATTAACCAACTTGTAAGACAAGGGCGTAAAAAGTCTGTTAAGAAGACTAATACCCCGGCTCTTAAGGGATGTCCTCAAAAGCGAGGCGTTTGCGTAAGAGTTTATACAACTACACCAAAGAAGCCAAACTCCGCTCTCCGTAAGGTAGCAAGAGTAAGGTTGACCAATGGTATAGAAGTTACTTCATATATCCCCGGTATTGGACATAATCTTCAGGAACACTCTGTTGTTATGATTCGTGGCGGCAGGGTTAAGGATTTACCAGGTGTTCGTTATCACGTTATTCGTGGTACTTTGGATACATTGGGAGTTTCCGATCGTCGTCAAGGACGTTCTAAGTATGGAGCAAAGAAACCGTCTAAGTGA
- the rpsG gene encoding 30S ribosomal protein S7, producing the protein MSRRKTIEKRPVTPDPRFNSVLVAKFTNGLMERGKKSLAQRIFYDAMDLVADRMKDEEPLTVFEEAMEKVRPRVEVKSRRVGGATYQVPMEIRQARRNALAIRWIISYAKSRSGKCMSEKLASEVMDAFNNRGAAVKKRDDTHRMAEANKAFAHYRW; encoded by the coding sequence ATGTCACGTAGAAAAACTATAGAAAAACGTCCGGTTACCCCAGATCCTCGTTTCAATAGTGTCTTGGTTGCAAAGTTTACCAATGGCCTTATGGAACGTGGCAAGAAGAGTCTTGCTCAGCGTATCTTTTATGATGCGATGGATCTTGTAGCTGATCGTATGAAAGACGAAGAGCCTTTGACAGTATTCGAAGAGGCCATGGAAAAAGTTCGTCCACGCGTTGAGGTTAAGTCTCGTCGTGTTGGTGGTGCAACTTACCAGGTGCCTATGGAAATTCGTCAAGCTCGTCGTAATGCTCTTGCTATTCGCTGGATTATTAGCTATGCAAAGTCTCGTTCAGGGAAGTGCATGTCTGAAAAGCTTGCTTCAGAAGTGATGGATGCTTTTAATAATCGTGGCGCTGCTGTGAAGAAGCGTGATGATACTCACCGTATGGCTGAGGCTAATAAGGCATTCGCTCATTATCGTTGGTAA
- the fusA gene encoding elongation factor G yields the protein MVAQINLKDVRNIGIMAHIDAGKTTTTERILYYTGRSHKIGEVHDGNAVMDWMEQEQERGITITSAATTCIWKGKKINIIDTPGHVDFTVEVERSLRVLDGVVAVFCAVGGVEPQSETVWRQANKYFIPRVAFINKMDRVGADFDHCLAMIEKRLRANPVAVQIPVGSEAEFAGVIDLIEGEMYAFDDATLGQEVERREVPTEYKERFTAARISLLEKLADFDEELMEKFLDDELISSATIYKALRKATLALELVPVFCGSAFKNKGVQPLLDGVVNYLPSPLDVKPVEGVDKDGVEVSRKADPSEKFAGLVFKLMSDSFVENLAFIRVYSGTLKQGDKVFNPIKGKQEKIGKLLRLHANKREEVKEIVAGDIGAVVGLKFTTTGDTLCEKEAQIILESMEFPDPVIGVAIEPSSKADEKKLTESLAKIALEDPSFVVSQNEDTGQTIISGMGELHLEIIVYRLLNEFKVAARVGTPQVSYKESIQRSHSAEGLFEQPTGSSNQFAKVVLEIEPLERGAGIEFVCEVDEKQIPAEFLGAVERGVVDSLDSGPLVGYPVTDVRVRLVGGAYHEEDSTEMAFGVSASIAVRKAASEADSVLLEPIMSLEVITPDEYLGDAIGDLNKKRAKVVGVEVEGDLQKLLAHVPLSEMFGYSTSLRSATQGRANFTMQFLAYDVVPANKAETIIKKIRGI from the coding sequence ATGGTGGCCCAAATAAATTTGAAAGACGTGCGCAATATTGGCATTATGGCCCATATTGACGCAGGTAAGACAACGACAACCGAAAGAATTCTTTACTATACCGGTCGTTCTCATAAGATTGGTGAGGTTCATGATGGCAACGCCGTTATGGATTGGATGGAGCAGGAACAGGAGAGGGGCATTACGATCACCTCGGCTGCTACTACTTGTATCTGGAAGGGAAAGAAAATCAACATAATCGACACGCCTGGGCATGTGGATTTCACTGTTGAGGTTGAGCGCTCTCTTCGAGTGCTTGACGGAGTTGTTGCTGTTTTCTGTGCCGTGGGAGGTGTTGAGCCTCAGTCTGAGACCGTTTGGCGTCAGGCTAATAAGTATTTTATTCCTCGTGTAGCTTTTATAAATAAAATGGATCGTGTGGGTGCTGACTTTGATCATTGTCTTGCAATGATAGAGAAACGCCTGAGAGCGAATCCTGTAGCAGTGCAAATTCCGGTTGGTAGTGAAGCGGAATTTGCAGGTGTAATTGACCTCATTGAAGGAGAGATGTATGCCTTCGATGATGCGACTCTTGGCCAGGAAGTCGAAAGGCGAGAGGTTCCTACAGAATATAAAGAAAGATTCACGGCCGCACGTATAAGTCTTCTCGAGAAGTTGGCCGACTTCGATGAGGAGCTTATGGAAAAATTCTTAGATGATGAACTTATTTCATCGGCTACAATATACAAGGCTTTGCGAAAGGCGACCTTGGCCTTAGAACTTGTTCCTGTTTTTTGCGGGAGTGCTTTTAAGAATAAGGGCGTTCAACCTTTGCTTGACGGTGTGGTAAATTATTTACCATCTCCTCTTGATGTCAAACCCGTTGAGGGTGTTGACAAGGATGGAGTCGAGGTAAGTCGGAAGGCTGACCCTAGTGAGAAGTTTGCTGGGTTGGTGTTTAAACTTATGAGTGACTCGTTCGTTGAAAATCTTGCCTTTATCAGAGTTTACTCTGGTACCTTGAAACAGGGGGATAAAGTTTTTAACCCTATAAAAGGAAAGCAAGAAAAAATTGGTAAGCTGCTTCGGCTGCATGCCAATAAACGAGAGGAAGTTAAGGAAATTGTCGCAGGCGATATCGGCGCTGTGGTTGGTTTGAAGTTTACCACCACCGGTGACACCCTATGCGAGAAAGAGGCACAGATCATACTGGAAAGTATGGAGTTCCCCGATCCTGTTATTGGTGTTGCTATTGAGCCGAGTAGTAAGGCTGATGAAAAGAAGTTGACAGAGTCCTTGGCTAAAATTGCCCTTGAGGATCCTTCCTTTGTGGTTTCACAAAATGAGGATACCGGGCAGACAATAATTTCAGGAATGGGTGAGCTTCACCTAGAGATTATTGTGTATAGGCTTTTGAATGAATTTAAGGTTGCGGCTCGAGTAGGTACTCCTCAAGTTTCTTATAAAGAGAGCATTCAACGGTCACATTCGGCAGAAGGTCTTTTTGAACAACCTACGGGAAGCAGTAACCAGTTTGCCAAGGTAGTCCTAGAGATAGAGCCTCTTGAGCGTGGTGCTGGTATTGAGTTTGTTTGTGAGGTTGACGAAAAACAAATACCTGCAGAATTTTTGGGGGCTGTTGAACGAGGTGTTGTCGATAGCTTAGATTCTGGTCCTCTGGTTGGCTATCCCGTGACAGATGTACGGGTAAGGCTTGTCGGTGGAGCGTATCACGAAGAAGATTCTACCGAGATGGCCTTTGGGGTTTCGGCCTCTATTGCAGTAAGAAAGGCTGCGTCAGAAGCTGATTCGGTTCTGCTTGAACCTATAATGTCTCTTGAAGTTATTACTCCTGACGAGTATTTAGGGGATGCTATTGGTGATCTTAACAAGAAGAGAGCCAAGGTGGTTGGAGTAGAGGTAGAAGGTGATTTACAAAAATTGTTAGCCCATGTGCCACTATCCGAGATGTTTGGTTATTCTACATCTCTTCGGTCAGCGA